A portion of the Deinococcus peraridilitoris DSM 19664 genome contains these proteins:
- a CDS encoding cytochrome c biogenesis CcdA family protein: protein MNPAQAEVLPALGIAFAAGLLSFLSPCVLPLVPSYLGVLGGGRSPLVRALGFVMGFGLVFIALGATASYLGALLAPHKIVLGRAGAILIIAFGLFMLGLRPRGLMLDSRRMRGAERYGAVVLGAAFAFGWSPCLGPILGSILSLAASSANLPRGVSLLGAYTVGLAVPFLLAALLWRRLNLRALSRLSPVFEKIGGAILVVVGLLIFSGEFTRLAGFFFEITPAWLRQYL, encoded by the coding sequence ATGAATCCCGCGCAGGCGGAGGTCCTTCCGGCGCTCGGCATTGCTTTTGCCGCCGGGCTGCTGTCGTTTCTGTCGCCGTGCGTGCTGCCGCTGGTGCCGTCTTACCTGGGAGTATTGGGGGGCGGGCGCTCGCCGCTCGTGCGGGCACTTGGCTTCGTGATGGGGTTCGGCCTGGTGTTCATCGCGCTGGGCGCCACGGCCAGTTACCTCGGGGCGCTGCTGGCACCGCACAAGATCGTGCTGGGCCGCGCCGGAGCCATTCTCATCATCGCCTTCGGTCTCTTTATGCTGGGTCTGCGTCCGCGTGGCCTGATGCTCGATTCACGCCGCATGCGGGGAGCTGAACGCTACGGAGCCGTGGTGCTGGGCGCCGCCTTTGCTTTCGGCTGGAGTCCCTGCCTCGGCCCGATTCTCGGCAGCATTCTCAGCCTGGCAGCCAGCAGCGCCAACCTGCCGCGCGGCGTGAGTTTGCTGGGCGCCTACACCGTGGGGCTCGCCGTGCCGTTTCTGCTGGCCGCCCTGCTGTGGCGCCGGCTCAATCTGCGCGCCCTGTCCCGCCTGAGTCCGGTCTTCGAGAAGATCGGGGGCGCCATTCTGGTGGTAGTCGGTCTGCTGATCTTCTCAGGCGAGTTCACACGCCTGGCGGGC